The following coding sequences are from one Methanosarcina sp. WWM596 window:
- a CDS encoding ABC transporter substrate-binding protein, giving the protein MEWTKSKLFCIAALSLLFLGGAFQVMPPSGDEEALGIETPGAQADTDAKSSEGPEKVLKIATPNVIKSESLIGDYYLGIFAHLSNFPLMQMSEDGRIVGRLADHYEVSEDHREWTFYIRDDLYWSDGKKVTPEDVQFSIIYYGEKHPACRWINETLESSSVSQTENSVTFRFDRPYTRINLEFATYYILPAHIWEKIDNPMEYSSKGPYVGCGPYYIESVDLNTARLVFRKNPYWEGKSCAFDKVEVDWYANEDAACLALEKGEADTYYKYASSYPYANIERLEKTGDFNFVKKDSIGIFYLGITLNEAPRSDLEFREALSYAINYEEIMQLDTLGYGSIPNRGLVPPDMEYYKPTEKCSYDPEKAREILEKAGYEDHNGNGIMEDKNGKDILLELMICPGYERDAELLQEYFRDVGIDIEIENVDLNTYGDRKDSSRYELVFSRTTPWGMLMHAGLGTGYFDSRRYGYIEDPVFTGLCDQLLNTTDPETLRSCSYSLQDYYAEELPVIPVYWKKEVTPYNKRFEGWHYNSLEGIYTLDTFLDVHEV; this is encoded by the coding sequence ATGGAGTGGACAAAAAGCAAGCTGTTCTGTATTGCAGCTCTCTCTTTACTATTTTTAGGAGGGGCATTCCAGGTCATGCCGCCTTCGGGAGATGAAGAGGCATTGGGGATTGAAACTCCGGGTGCGCAAGCAGATACGGATGCGAAATCATCTGAAGGACCTGAAAAAGTCCTGAAGATTGCAACCCCGAACGTCATAAAATCTGAATCCCTGATAGGAGACTACTACCTGGGCATCTTTGCCCATCTCTCCAATTTCCCCCTAATGCAAATGTCCGAAGACGGCAGGATAGTCGGCAGGCTGGCTGATCATTATGAGGTTTCGGAAGACCACAGGGAATGGACCTTCTATATCCGGGATGACCTTTACTGGAGTGACGGAAAGAAGGTGACCCCCGAAGATGTACAGTTCAGCATAATTTACTATGGAGAAAAACATCCTGCTTGCCGCTGGATCAACGAAACCCTGGAAAGTTCCTCCGTTTCGCAGACTGAAAACTCGGTGACTTTCAGGTTCGACAGACCCTACACCCGCATCAACCTGGAATTTGCGACCTACTATATTCTTCCCGCCCATATATGGGAAAAGATAGACAATCCAATGGAATACTCAAGCAAAGGCCCTTATGTGGGCTGTGGGCCCTATTATATAGAATCCGTAGACCTGAACACCGCCCGCCTCGTCTTCCGGAAAAACCCTTACTGGGAAGGCAAAAGCTGTGCCTTTGATAAGGTAGAGGTTGACTGGTACGCAAATGAAGATGCCGCCTGCCTGGCCCTTGAAAAAGGAGAAGCTGACACCTACTACAAATATGCTTCCTCCTACCCCTACGCGAACATCGAGCGTCTGGAAAAAACTGGGGACTTCAACTTTGTCAAAAAGGACAGTATCGGAATTTTCTATCTTGGGATTACCTTAAACGAAGCCCCCCGTTCGGACCTTGAATTCAGGGAAGCCCTATCCTATGCCATAAATTACGAAGAAATCATGCAGCTTGACACCCTGGGTTACGGAAGCATTCCCAACAGGGGGCTGGTTCCCCCGGACATGGAATACTACAAACCCACGGAAAAATGCAGTTACGACCCGGAAAAAGCCAGGGAAATCCTGGAAAAGGCAGGGTATGAAGACCACAATGGAAACGGGATCATGGAAGACAAAAACGGAAAAGATATCCTCCTAGAACTCATGATCTGTCCGGGCTACGAAAGGGATGCTGAACTTTTGCAGGAGTACTTCCGTGATGTGGGAATCGACATTGAAATAGAAAACGTTGACCTGAACACCTACGGGGACCGAAAGGACAGTTCCAGGTACGAGCTTGTCTTTTCCAGGACCACACCCTGGGGCATGCTGATGCACGCGGGACTGGGTACCGGGTACTTCGATTCCAGACGCTACGGATACATCGAAGATCCTGTCTTTACCGGACTTTGCGACCAGCTCCTGAATACTACCGATCCCGAAACCCTGCGTTCCTGTTCTTACTCCCTGCAGGACTATTATGCAGAAGAGCTGCCGGTAATTCCGGTTTACTGGAAAAAGGAGGTTACCCCCTATAATAAAAGGTTCGAAGGCTGGCACTACAACAGCCTTGAAGGAATCTACACCCTGGATACCTTCCTCGATGTACATGAGGTATGA
- a CDS encoding ABC transporter substrate-binding protein, producing the protein MKQRKHFKRSGLNRGLKQGLTFATLIFIFCANMYPAGAAESEDSRENFTPSEDGILDQVITYIKALLGEGEELQNSEPISEAAAKEMQQSAISKRTVLKIATPNVIKSASFIGDSNLGVFTHLSNPPLMKMDSEGHLAGQLAESYEVSENNTCWTFYLKDDLYWSDGEPVTPEDIEFSIRYYGKETPWASWINNTLESSTVSEDNNSVTFKFNKPYTRIDLEFATYNILPAHVWETIENPMEYINNGPYVGCGPYYLKLIDLNAGKLVFEKNPYWKGKAPAFGSVVVHFYSNVDVATLALKNGDADTYYKYAGSYPYSEIGQLEETGDFDFLEKTDIGLIFLAPNLEKAPFSDLKFREALAYAINYKEIVRLETLGYGEVPNRGFVPPVMESFKETEKLEYDPEKAREILEEAGYSDSNGDGILEGKDGENIELEILIRPEYARTGELLKEYFENVSLAADLRTADSDTWITLKDNYEYDLTVTRSTPWGMLMHASWGSGYFDSRRTGQGVMHNVDNPEFLELCDEILATTDPAELETCAHELQDYYAEELPAIPLYWNNVVTPFNREFDCWYADPLYGIYNLENFVNVRKNSA; encoded by the coding sequence ATGAAACAGAGGAAACATTTCAAGAGATCAGGATTAAACAGAGGATTGAAACAGGGGCTAACTTTTGCCACACTCATTTTTATTTTTTGTGCAAACATGTATCCAGCAGGAGCGGCAGAGTCTGAAGATTCTAGAGAAAACTTTACGCCCTCAGAAGACGGAATTTTGGACCAGGTTATTACGTATATAAAAGCCCTGCTCGGAGAAGGGGAAGAATTGCAGAACTCGGAACCGATCTCCGAAGCAGCAGCTAAAGAGATGCAGCAGTCAGCAATTTCCAAAAGAACGGTTCTGAAAATCGCAACTCCAAATGTAATAAAATCTGCATCATTTATAGGAGACTCAAATCTGGGGGTTTTTACCCATCTCTCAAACCCTCCCCTCATGAAAATGGACTCTGAGGGGCACCTTGCAGGTCAGCTTGCTGAAAGCTACGAGGTTTCGGAAAATAACACGTGCTGGACCTTTTACCTGAAAGATGACCTCTACTGGAGTGACGGAGAACCGGTGACCCCGGAAGATATAGAATTCTCAATCCGCTACTACGGGAAAGAGACCCCCTGGGCCAGCTGGATCAATAATACCCTGGAAAGTTCGACCGTATCGGAAGATAACAATTCCGTGACCTTCAAATTCAACAAGCCTTACACCCGCATCGACCTGGAGTTTGCGACCTACAATATCCTTCCTGCTCATGTATGGGAAACGATAGAAAACCCGATGGAATACATAAACAATGGCCCCTATGTGGGCTGCGGACCTTACTATCTCAAACTGATAGACCTCAATGCCGGAAAACTCGTTTTTGAGAAAAATCCTTACTGGAAAGGAAAAGCCCCGGCATTCGGAAGTGTGGTGGTCCATTTCTACTCAAACGTGGACGTTGCCACCCTTGCCCTAAAAAACGGGGATGCCGACACTTACTACAAATACGCAGGGTCGTACCCTTATTCCGAAATTGGGCAGCTTGAAGAAACCGGAGATTTTGATTTTCTGGAAAAAACGGATATCGGACTGATTTTCCTTGCCCCGAACCTGGAAAAAGCTCCTTTTTCGGACCTGAAATTCAGGGAAGCTCTTGCCTATGCCATAAATTATAAAGAAATCGTCAGGCTTGAAACCCTAGGGTATGGGGAAGTCCCTAACCGTGGTTTTGTGCCACCTGTGATGGAGTCGTTTAAGGAAACTGAAAAACTTGAGTATGACCCTGAAAAAGCCAGAGAGATTCTGGAAGAAGCAGGATATTCGGACAGCAACGGGGACGGAATCCTGGAAGGAAAAGACGGAGAAAACATCGAACTTGAAATCCTTATCCGGCCCGAGTACGCCCGCACAGGCGAACTTCTTAAAGAGTATTTTGAGAATGTGAGTCTTGCCGCCGACCTGAGGACTGCGGATTCGGATACCTGGATTACCCTGAAAGACAATTATGAATATGACCTGACCGTTACCCGTTCCACCCCCTGGGGCATGCTGATGCACGCAAGCTGGGGGAGCGGCTACTTCGATTCCAGAAGGACAGGACAAGGAGTCATGCACAACGTGGACAACCCCGAGTTCCTGGAACTCTGCGATGAGATCCTGGCAACAACGGACCCTGCAGAACTTGAAACCTGTGCCCACGAGCTTCAGGACTACTATGCAGAAGAGCTGCCCGCAATTCCCCTCTACTGGAACAATGTGGTAACGCCGTTCAACCGGGAATTCGATTGCTGGTATGCAGACCCCCTCTACGGGATCTATAACCTGGAAAACTTCGTGAATGTAAGGAAAAATTCTGCTTAA
- a CDS encoding PHP domain-containing protein — protein sequence MGRRPKNYQEKLIAPERAAELMEEGWKRADLHVHTTCSFDVLPAKDLRPESLYEKALGMGMDFVTFTDHNTVNAYEILGWDREKLVSGVEMTIYDPEFAGHTLHVNVFELCREDFLELTEISIIEHDLKSFIRYLKSHKLPFIYNHPFWFELRQEPDLSAVPKLAKLFPVLEYNMHELKQKNELTIALAERFGKGIAATTDTHSGGLGKVYTLAKGDNFREYFKNIEKGKSYIVPEDLTREILMEEMNTWIDLIFEKSQRTRDIKRYLTGIKSLDTMVRVSRSTLLNYSPRLNRTTMDLLYMISNTGLPASIYIHSKESFARKIEKKIEIKSQK from the coding sequence ATGGGGAGAAGGCCGAAGAATTATCAGGAAAAGCTGATTGCACCGGAAAGGGCAGCTGAGCTTATGGAGGAAGGCTGGAAACGGGCAGATCTGCACGTGCATACTACCTGTTCTTTTGATGTGCTCCCGGCAAAAGATTTGCGTCCTGAAAGCCTTTATGAAAAAGCCCTTGGGATGGGAATGGATTTTGTAACATTTACGGACCATAATACAGTCAACGCATACGAAATTCTCGGATGGGACAGGGAAAAACTGGTCTCTGGCGTTGAAATGACCATCTATGACCCGGAGTTTGCAGGGCACACACTACATGTGAACGTTTTCGAACTTTGTAGAGAAGACTTTTTAGAACTTACAGAGATTTCAATAATAGAACATGACCTGAAGAGTTTTATAAGATATCTCAAAAGTCATAAACTGCCCTTTATCTACAACCATCCCTTCTGGTTTGAGCTTCGCCAGGAGCCTGACCTCTCTGCAGTGCCTAAACTGGCAAAATTATTTCCTGTACTTGAATATAACATGCATGAGCTCAAGCAGAAAAATGAGCTTACGATCGCCCTTGCGGAAAGGTTCGGTAAAGGCATCGCTGCAACAACGGACACCCACTCAGGGGGGCTTGGGAAGGTGTATACGCTTGCAAAGGGAGACAACTTCAGAGAATATTTCAAAAATATAGAGAAAGGAAAAAGTTACATTGTCCCTGAAGACCTTACAAGGGAAATTCTGATGGAAGAAATGAATACGTGGATAGACCTGATATTTGAAAAAAGCCAGAGAACCCGCGATATAAAAAGGTACCTGACAGGAATAAAGTCCCTGGATACAATGGTAAGGGTCTCGAGGAGCACACTTTTAAACTACTCTCCCAGGCTTAACCGGACAACCATGGACCTGCTTTATATGATCTCAAATACCGGGCTTCCAGCTTCCATCTATATTCACTCGAAAGAAAGCTTTGCAAGAAAAATTGAAAAAAAGATTGAGATTAAAAGTCAAAAGTAA
- a CDS encoding TIGR04279 domain-containing protein encodes MKKKTGLCKGTLGSKWKLTWILLILIFSIISVSATGVENSTKSHSSGIVDYHEQKKDVSNVVDDHEQKIDVSNIVDDHNQKTDASDVVDDHNQNTDTGDIVDDHNQKTDTGDVVVNHKQKTDVSNVVDDHNQKTDVNNVVDDQDQKTDVNNVVDDQDQKTDSSNVVDNRDQKTDTSDVVDDQDQKTDTSDVVDDQDQKTDTSNVVDDQDQKTDTSDVVDDHKQKTDSSGVVGDHKQKTDSSGVVGDHKQKTDTSNVVDGHKQKTDSSGVVDNHKQKTDSSGVVDNHKQKTDSSGVVGDHKQKTDTSNVVDGHKQKTDSSGVVDNHKQKTDSSGVVGDHKQKTDSSGVVGDHKQKTDASDVVDGHKQKTDSSGVVDNHKQKTDSSGVVDNHNQKTDSSGVVDGHKQKTDSSGVVDNHKQKTDSSGVVDGHKQKTDASDVVDGHKQKTDASNVVDGHKQKTDASNVVDGHKQKTDASNVVDDHKQKTDSSNVVDGHKQKTDASNVVDDHKQKTDSSGIVYSHKQKTDASNVVYSYKQKTDASNVVDDHKQKTDSSGIVYSYKQKTDASNVVDDHKQKTDASNVVDDHKQKTDASNVVDDHKQKTGPVDVVDCQNQKTDSSNVVDRQNQKTDASSGLDCPAGSQVSSEEKTDGITGLDYLTSSNVIFEQKTDANNEQYIGAKNESKTEVYNDTQTLKNGEMSPEIKVYNWNDSAGNESVIPEIKVGGSSWNHLKFIQSYSYSLRSFYTVNEKVKIIYRGPETLGQQKIKIYLVKEKSPFLPENGISNGINESTISLEDVFNSNTEFYIQIPGTLNKYGDLSPLTVGPLPAGSYWVLITLAGNENEKPESEKEILLANYFEVLKYELEARVPYTFEEGESFEVNLKLKNAPVQKNYTYWALLISEDAYTTSEGTNSGRMNIGIRPIVNGNDILRSLNASLIESESETGKGELESNIQALIGKGNGIISISEKDQSTFSLKSFELPPGDYLFLAGAYENDKGLAGIAQKKLRISAENSHGSGLKSSSENQTFDNISPKIYTVSSLMGINPYLETPDAFISKDLKPYVQARASVEVVRNPPKIPSFLIGFSGTLLIGLAILRKFR; translated from the coding sequence TTGAAGAAAAAAACAGGGTTGTGTAAAGGAACACTTGGTAGTAAATGGAAATTAACCTGGATTTTATTAATTCTTATTTTTTCAATAATTTCAGTATCAGCCACAGGGGTAGAAAACAGCACAAAAAGCCACTCAAGTGGCATAGTAGACTATCATGAACAAAAAAAGGATGTAAGTAATGTAGTAGACGATCATGAACAAAAAATAGATGTAAGTAATATAGTAGATGATCATAATCAAAAAACAGATGCAAGTGACGTAGTAGATGATCATAACCAAAATACAGACACGGGCGACATAGTAGATGATCATAACCAAAAAACAGACACGGGTGATGTAGTAGTTAATCATAAACAAAAAACAGATGTAAGTAATGTAGTAGATGACCATAACCAAAAAACGGATGTAAATAATGTAGTAGATGATCAGGACCAAAAAACGGATGTAAATAATGTAGTAGATGATCAGGACCAAAAAACAGATTCAAGTAATGTAGTAGATAACCGGGACCAAAAAACAGATACAAGTGATGTAGTAGATGACCAGGACCAAAAAACAGATACAAGTGATGTAGTAGACGATCAGGACCAAAAAACAGATACAAGTAATGTAGTAGACGATCAGGACCAAAAAACAGATACAAGTGACGTAGTAGATGATCATAAACAAAAAACAGATTCAAGTGGCGTAGTAGGTGATCATAAACAAAAAACAGATTCAAGTGGCGTAGTAGGTGATCATAAACAAAAAACAGATACAAGTAATGTAGTAGATGGTCATAAACAAAAAACAGATTCAAGTGGCGTAGTAGATAATCATAAACAAAAAACAGATTCAAGTGGCGTAGTAGATAATCATAAACAAAAAACAGATTCAAGTGGCGTAGTAGGTGATCATAAACAAAAAACAGATACAAGTAATGTAGTAGATGGTCATAAACAAAAAACAGATTCAAGTGGCGTAGTAGATAATCATAAACAAAAAACAGATTCAAGTGGCGTAGTAGGTGATCATAAACAAAAAACAGATTCAAGTGGCGTAGTAGGTGATCATAAACAAAAAACAGATGCAAGTGACGTAGTAGATGGTCATAAACAAAAAACAGATTCAAGTGGCGTAGTAGATAATCATAAACAAAAAACAGATTCAAGTGGCGTAGTAGATAATCATAATCAAAAAACAGATTCAAGTGGCGTAGTAGATGGTCATAAACAAAAAACAGATTCAAGTGGCGTAGTAGATAATCATAAACAAAAAACAGATTCAAGTGGCGTAGTAGATGGTCATAAACAAAAAACAGATGCAAGTGACGTAGTAGATGGTCATAAACAAAAAACAGATGCAAGTAATGTAGTAGATGGTCATAAACAAAAAACAGATGCAAGTAATGTAGTAGATGGTCATAAACAAAAAACAGATGCAAGTAATGTAGTAGATGATCATAAACAAAAAACAGATTCAAGTAATGTAGTAGATGGTCATAAACAAAAAACAGATGCAAGTAATGTAGTAGATGATCATAAACAAAAAACAGATTCAAGTGGCATAGTATATTCTCATAAACAAAAAACAGATGCAAGTAATGTAGTATATTCTTATAAACAAAAAACAGATGCAAGTAATGTAGTAGATGATCATAAACAAAAAACAGATTCAAGTGGCATAGTATATTCTTATAAACAAAAAACAGATGCAAGTAATGTAGTAGATGATCATAAACAAAAAACAGATGCAAGTAATGTAGTAGATGATCATAAACAAAAAACAGATGCAAGTAATGTAGTAGATGATCATAAACAAAAAACAGGTCCAGTTGACGTAGTAGACTGCCAAAATCAAAAAACAGATTCAAGTAATGTAGTAGACAGGCAGAACCAAAAAACAGATGCCAGTTCCGGATTAGATTGTCCGGCAGGCTCCCAAGTTAGCTCTGAAGAAAAAACAGATGGCATTACTGGATTAGATTATCTCACAAGCTCCAACGTTATCTTTGAACAAAAAACAGATGCAAATAATGAACAATATATTGGGGCGAAAAATGAATCAAAAACCGAAGTGTACAATGATACACAAACTCTAAAAAATGGGGAAATGAGCCCTGAAATAAAGGTATACAACTGGAATGACAGCGCAGGAAACGAGTCGGTGATACCTGAGATAAAAGTAGGGGGCAGCAGCTGGAACCATTTGAAATTCATACAATCATATTCCTATTCTCTTCGTTCTTTTTATACTGTAAACGAGAAAGTGAAGATAATCTATAGAGGGCCTGAAACTCTCGGACAGCAGAAAATTAAAATATATCTTGTTAAGGAAAAAAGCCCGTTTCTTCCTGAAAATGGCATTTCAAACGGCATAAATGAAAGTACGATTTCCCTTGAAGATGTTTTCAATAGTAACACGGAATTTTATATCCAGATACCCGGGACTTTGAACAAATACGGAGACTTATCTCCTCTAACTGTTGGTCCTCTTCCTGCTGGAAGTTACTGGGTCCTTATAACCCTCGCAGGAAACGAAAATGAAAAACCTGAATCCGAAAAAGAGATTCTTTTAGCGAACTATTTCGAAGTTCTCAAATACGAACTGGAAGCCAGAGTTCCGTATACCTTCGAGGAAGGCGAAAGTTTTGAAGTCAATCTGAAACTGAAGAATGCACCTGTTCAGAAGAATTATACGTACTGGGCTTTACTGATAAGTGAAGATGCCTATACAACATCTGAAGGCACAAATTCAGGCCGGATGAATATCGGAATCAGGCCCATCGTGAACGGGAACGATATTCTCAGGAGTTTAAATGCCAGTTTGATTGAATCTGAGTCCGAAACCGGAAAAGGAGAGCTTGAGAGCAATATCCAGGCTCTTATCGGAAAAGGCAATGGTATTATAAGTATAAGCGAAAAAGACCAGAGCACTTTTTCCCTAAAAAGCTTCGAACTTCCTCCAGGAGACTACCTCTTCCTTGCAGGTGCTTATGAAAATGACAAAGGTCTTGCAGGGATAGCCCAGAAAAAACTAAGAATCTCCGCCGAAAACTCACATGGGTCAGGCTTGAAATCCAGCTCGGAAAATCAGACCTTTGACAATATCTCTCCAAAAATATACACAGTCTCTTCCTTGATGGGAATTAACCCTTATCTCGAAACTCCAGACGCATTCATATCCAAAGATCTCAAACCCTACGTTCAGGCAAGAGCATCAGTAGAAGTCGTAAGAAATCCCCCAAAAATCCCCTCCTTCCTGATAGGTTTTTCAGGAACCCTCCTTATCGGACTTGCTATACTGAGGAAATTTAGATAA
- a CDS encoding DNA double-strand break repair nuclease NurA has translation MTLEPVHMHKISELAERIDRSFEADESKTAADIYFLLEELKIDGKVILKAVERLFRGMVRPELMTQGEDPYPVTYACDSGSTNPKTYDSGLFVDFCHCGLAATPTDLDVQRCRTIVCAAYSSSQRIAMRATSGWETFDEGLGRAKLVTIAPDELKRKAPDMVHSLAMYLAESEHMLFMKDLLEPESFFIMDGPLYPKQLMYWMVLDDEEVQIRQNNNARKILQNYIDIMDHFLEKKRPVIGFVKNPTDVQIMDSVRKKREGFDLPWMLDSQFFRNLLSLYKVEGQRGQGHDRHNSKTNGKNGKYNGSRNTYITYTNWFLQPNRFYERMLNGTSPLAAGDAFQQELRHKFSPEDYALCFFMLYVPSTDVVFKVEAPYGLIKDDFLRMQITKKVLFDLSLHGFPLTLTKADHLAKIRKVERQEIDKFFENMSPDISYNDTRWGNINEI, from the coding sequence ATGACCCTTGAGCCCGTGCATATGCATAAGATCTCGGAGCTTGCAGAGAGGATTGACCGTTCATTTGAAGCTGATGAATCAAAAACGGCAGCTGATATTTATTTTCTGCTTGAGGAATTGAAGATTGACGGGAAAGTAATCCTGAAGGCTGTGGAAAGGCTCTTTCGGGGGATGGTCAGGCCCGAGCTGATGACACAGGGCGAGGATCCGTATCCTGTTACTTATGCCTGTGACAGCGGGAGCACGAACCCGAAAACTTACGACAGTGGGCTTTTTGTTGACTTTTGCCACTGCGGGCTGGCTGCAACACCTACCGATCTTGATGTCCAGAGGTGCAGAACAATTGTCTGTGCGGCTTATTCTTCTTCGCAGAGGATAGCAATGCGAGCGACATCAGGCTGGGAAACCTTCGATGAAGGGCTTGGGAGGGCAAAGCTGGTAACAATTGCTCCGGACGAGCTGAAAAGAAAGGCTCCTGACATGGTGCACAGTTTAGCCATGTACCTGGCAGAATCCGAGCACATGCTTTTCATGAAGGATCTGTTAGAACCGGAGAGCTTTTTCATAATGGACGGGCCTCTTTATCCGAAACAGCTCATGTACTGGATGGTGCTGGACGACGAGGAAGTGCAAATCCGGCAGAACAATAATGCCCGAAAAATCCTCCAGAATTACATTGATATTATGGACCATTTTCTGGAAAAAAAGAGACCTGTGATAGGCTTTGTAAAAAATCCGACTGACGTGCAGATCATGGACAGCGTCCGGAAGAAAAGGGAAGGTTTTGACCTGCCCTGGATGCTTGATTCACAGTTTTTCCGAAACCTTCTCTCCCTTTACAAGGTTGAAGGCCAGAGAGGGCAGGGGCATGACAGACATAATTCGAAAACCAACGGGAAAAACGGCAAGTATAACGGTTCCAGAAATACTTACATTACTTACACTAATTGGTTTTTGCAGCCCAACCGATTTTACGAAAGGATGCTTAACGGGACTTCTCCTCTTGCAGCCGGGGATGCATTCCAGCAAGAGCTCAGGCATAAGTTTTCGCCTGAGGACTATGCTCTCTGTTTCTTCATGCTTTACGTACCTTCCACGGATGTGGTTTTTAAGGTTGAAGCTCCTTATGGGCTTATTAAGGATGATTTCCTGCGCATGCAAATTACCAAAAAAGTGCTCTTTGACCTTTCTTTGCATGGTTTTCCCCTCACTCTCACAAAGGCAGACCACCTCGCAAAAATCAGGAAAGTGGAGAGGCAGGAGATCGATAAATTTTTTGAAAATATGAGTCCTGATATCTCTTATAATGACACTCGGTGGGGTAATATCAATGAAATATGA